A single Candidatus Methylomirabilis sp. DNA region contains:
- a CDS encoding C39 family peptidase has product MRHVRLAAGFLLLAACAGPSAEALRAAVAAAPEGGRILPVPFFPQEEYQCGPAAVASILAYWGISAEPAAIAEAIYLPRLKGTLSLDLLLYAEQRGLRAVLLPQSADALKAALRAGRPIIALLNVGSRLIPTWHYVVVVGYADGPRAFLAHDGRHRERVFSYDDFAWRWQASGQWALLVEPPPGSPAGGAPPA; this is encoded by the coding sequence ATGAGGCACGTGCGCCTGGCCGCGGGCTTCCTCCTGCTCGCGGCCTGCGCCGGGCCCTCGGCGGAGGCGCTGCGGGCGGCCGTTGCCGCGGCCCCGGAGGGCGGCCGGATCCTCCCCGTCCCCTTCTTCCCGCAGGAGGAGTACCAGTGCGGCCCCGCGGCGGTCGCGAGCATTCTCGCCTATTGGGGGATCTCGGCCGAGCCCGCGGCGATCGCCGAGGCGATCTACCTCCCCCGGCTCAAGGGGACCCTCAGCCTGGACCTCCTCCTCTACGCGGAGCAGCGGGGGTTGCGGGCTGTGCTGCTCCCCCAGAGCGCCGACGCGCTGAAGGCGGCACTGCGGGCGGGCCGCCCGATCATCGCCCTCCTGAACGTGGGGTCGCGCCTCATACCCACCTGGCACTACGTCGTGGTGGTGGGGTACGCCGATGGGCCGCGTGCCTTCCTGGCCCACGACGGGCGGCACCGGGAGCGGGTCTTCTCCTATGACGACTTCGCCTGGCGGTGGCAGGCGTCGGGTCAGTGGGCGCTGCTGGTGGAACCCCCTCCGGGCAGCCCTGCTGGCGGGGCTCCTCCTGCTTGA